In Chelmon rostratus isolate fCheRos1 chromosome 21, fCheRos1.pri, whole genome shotgun sequence, the genomic window TGCTTGATAAATACAATCTGttatccaaaaaaaaaggtaatttcATAAATTCAATAAATTTCTTCTCTCAATTCTTCTTCCCATTTCCAAACTTGCATGAAAAAATCACCATGGGAGAAGCATGGCGAGGGCTTATTTTAGACAAAAGCGccttccttaaaaaaaaagtccataTTGTTCTGTAAAAACACTCATTTTGCAAAACCAGTAGTGTCTGTAGAACATCTATAGGAGAGTGACTAACAGCCTGTCTGAACATGTTAATGGAGCAGATGGCCCCTATCATTAACAGGATGACTAATGGCTAAACCACAAACCATACATTCAATCCAGGTTTAGCACAGAGCCCTGCATATCGTCCCACTCTTTACTTATGTGGTTGCCATATTGACCAGCCACAACCCAATATATGATTGATTTATTTCACACGTAATGATACATGGCTAGACAACTGTACACATTATATCAAactaacaaaaataaagaaatacataGTTGAAACGCAAGAAGCGTAAATGGCATTTAACATATGAAAGTTACACTGTAAAAATGTGGATCTTACAATTGTCATACAACcagacattattattattaatatactgtacatttccaTTCATTCCAATCATCCTAAGATGGATGTTTAATCCCTTCTTGAATGCTGTTGCAGTTGGATGTCTAATCATCCTTATGACAGCATTTTATGGCATGATTATGATAACCATGAGCAAGGAGGTCATATCAAATTCCTGTCTAAAAGCAAATATCTGGCTACTGATCTGATTCAAATAACACATTGTCAACACTTTATTTTACCCATACAGTTCTCTGCATTGGATTACCTTTCCGTGTCTGTGGAACGTCGTTTTCACCATTATTTGATGCTGGCATTTAAGTATCAGAATTGTCAATTCAAATACCAAGTAGCTGGCTTTTACAAAATACATAATACACTCTCAGAACACAAAAGTCTGTAATGATTATTACtgaagcaacagaaaaaagttTGTCAAACAGAGATCTGCATTTACTGTTCTACAACCTAAATGGACTTTATGTCACAAAGCCAATTCAAAGATTCACAATGAGTGTTGCAATTGAGCCCTTATGTTTCTGAGAAGTAGCCAAACTTAAAACATGTATCATAACCAACCTCCACTATCGCCGCCCCTGATTATTCACAAAGAAACTATACCAGCTTATACATCCACCCCAAAATATCTCTGCATCGGAGTCTGCAATGatacatatttaaatgaaaatatatttatataatttgTGGATTTTTCACAGTAGTTTGTACTGCACTGTACCTTTTTGTCCATCTATTTATGCCTACATAATTGTCACCTTGAGAAAGTCTATTGAGTCACTCGAGAGAGAGTGtggcttgtgttttgtgtggaaGAAAAATGTCTCTTGGGTTTTGTTCTGCAACATGTCCGATCTTCAGTGTGGTGAGTGCTATGCATGTCTTTCATCTCTGCTGGCCAACAACGATTTGGGGACTGATTACTCTGAAAGGCTAGTTTTTCCCTATGAGAACACAGCTTGTAGAAACtgcaaaaaacatttgctttggCACAGATTTACATTGTAGCAATGTCCATTCCTTGATCTCCATGGCCATGATCGTTACTACAAACACAAGTGGCCCATTGTGGTAATCCTTGGCTCAGTACACTGTCACGGAtaagtctatgtgtttgtgtattgcCGTGTCAGTCTATCCTCTCTCCTGGTGTAATGTCAATGCACTCTAGTGTCTAATCATTCCGCGTATAAACCCAACATCaatcccctctctgtctccgactcttgctcactctctctctataCTCTCTCGTTTGTTTTTTAGATCTGAGTCTCTTGGACGTTTTCCTTCGAGCTCCCCTTGAAGAGGAGAGGCTCCATTTGGGGATTCTGGTTTTGGCCCATGAAACCCTTGATCGATCCATGTAAGCCCATAGTAGGCATGGGCAGAGACATCGGCAGCGGAGGGGACATAGAACTGGGGTTGGCGTTGGTGCCATTGCCTGATGAGGAGAGCAAATTGGATGTAGAGATTGGAACCGAGGTACAGGAGATGGGGATATCCTGGCCTTGCTGGTTCTTAGTAAGGATCCCTCCTGGTCCCAACCCTTCGGTGCCAATACTAAGACCCATCACGTTGTTGTTGAAATGATGGGTCTTGTAGTAATGGTTGAGAGTATCTGTACGGCCAATGTTGGGAAGGTTGACTATTTCTGGATGATGTATCCTTAGGGTTccctctccaccaccaccagatTTCATTGTTGAACCACCAGAGATGCCACTCCCTGCCCCGGCTCCGATCTCATCTTCCACATTGACGATTTCAATAGCTCTGGCAGGGCCGTGGTGCTTGTGTAGCTGGTGCTGCTTCCGGAGCTTATAGAAGACCACCAACATTACAGCTGCCATAAAAGTAATGGCCACGAAGCAACCAATGATGATCTTAGTTGTTTTCATTACATCATCCAGGCCTGGAATGTTAGTTACCTCCATTATGGACACAGTCACTGCGTTTTCAGTAGCTCTGTTGGCCCGTGGAGACagtgaggaaagagaggagagagaaggcgATATAGTGATGCCAGGTCGGCCCTCTAACACCCCTCTCTGAACAGTAGGATTAGGAAAATCTATGAAGGTCTCGTTAATAAACTGTCTTGCTGAgttctcctcatctcctcttaCTGTCTCTACTGTTTCCACAGTGACAGTGGTGAAATAGCTGTAGCTGTTGCTGGGGTCTGAAGCAGACACATTGAGCACGGCGGTTGCAGTGGTGTTTCCAGCAGAGTTGGTTACCATGCAAGTGTACTGCCCAGTGTCTTGCACGGTCACATTCGTGAAGTTCAGCGTTCCGTCATGAAGCACTGAGATCCTAACTCGGTATGATCCGTGGGTCATCAGAGTGCCATTCGGAGTGAACCAATTCACGGAGGTCATCGACGTTCCAGTGCGACATTTCAGCTCAGCGGCCATGCCCTCGGTGACATTGAGGTCAGTGGGTGGCTCAACGATCACTGGGGCATAGCAGGTAAAGTGGCTCTGGTCTAGTTCCCCAATGTACTTTCCCTTTAGGCCTGGGGGCGCATGGCAGCGAGCGCAACATGTGGTGTTGCTGGGAACCGTTTCTTTCAGCCACCAGCTGAGCCACAGAACATCACAGTTGCACACCCAGGGGTTGTGGTTGAGGTGTACCCTCTCCAACTGGTGCAAAGGGGTGAAGAGGTCATGGGGCAGAGAATGCAGGGAATTGTGGGAGAGGTTGAGCTCCTCCAAGTTTTTGAGGTCATCAAAAGCATTGCGTTCAATAACTGACACTCTGGAGTGCATTAGCCACAGCTTGCGAAGTGACACCAGGCCCTGGAAAGATCCAGGCCTGACTATCCCCAGCTGGTTCCCTGACAGCTCCAACTCCTCGAGTCGTACCAGTGGGGTGAGGTTAGGGATATCCTTCAAGCCACACATGCCAAGATTCAAGAAGCGCAAGTTGACCAGACCTTCAAAAGCAGCCTCTGAGATGAAATCCAGCTTCCTGAGTTCCCCTAGATCGAGACGGCGTAAAGAGGGAACCCGGTGAAAGGCAAATGCCGGCAGTGTCTCGATGGGGTTGTTTCGTAGCCATAGTTCCCTTAGCTTGCTGAGGTACTCAAAGGCTTGGGACGGCACCACTGTGAGACGGTTGTCAAAAAGCTCAAGTGTGTTGAGGTTGGGGAGGCCATTGAAAGCTCCCACCTCAATCTGCCGGATGTGGTTCTTGGAGAGCTGGAGGATTTCCAAATGCCGCAGGTGCTTAAATGTGTCAGACTTGATCACCtggtgtggaaaaaaaaaacatggaagcATGTTGTAGCATCCTCAGAATTACTGCTGTCAAAATATATGAATTCAGTTTGAATGTATGGTCAATTTGCAGATGACGCCATATTTACCTGAATTGTGTTCTCTTGTAGATTGAGGTATCTTGTGTTCTCTGAAATACTGTCGGGGACTTGATCTAAACTCTTCCTTGTACAGATGACACGGCTCGCCTGATTGGAGCAGGTACAGAGGGTGGGGCAGGGGGGTGCTGCCTCTGTCAGCTGAGGTCCATGGTTGTGAAACCACAACAAAAGCTGGACCAACcagaggaggggggaaggggTACAGGGGCTGGTCACCATGACAACACGCATGGCAACTGAGTCATGACCCACCCCTATTGCTATGATGTTGATAAATCACCTACAAACAAGGGGATTTAAGTGCTTGTCTTGATGTTCATGTT contains:
- the lrrc4bb gene encoding leucine-rich repeat-containing protein 4B, which produces MRVVMVTSPCTPSPLLWLVQLLLWFHNHGPQLTEAAPPCPTLCTCSNQASRVICTRKSLDQVPDSISENTRYLNLQENTIQVIKSDTFKHLRHLEILQLSKNHIRQIEVGAFNGLPNLNTLELFDNRLTVVPSQAFEYLSKLRELWLRNNPIETLPAFAFHRVPSLRRLDLGELRKLDFISEAAFEGLVNLRFLNLGMCGLKDIPNLTPLVRLEELELSGNQLGIVRPGSFQGLVSLRKLWLMHSRVSVIERNAFDDLKNLEELNLSHNSLHSLPHDLFTPLHQLERVHLNHNPWVCNCDVLWLSWWLKETVPSNTTCCARCHAPPGLKGKYIGELDQSHFTCYAPVIVEPPTDLNVTEGMAAELKCRTGTSMTSVNWFTPNGTLMTHGSYRVRISVLHDGTLNFTNVTVQDTGQYTCMVTNSAGNTTATAVLNVSASDPSNSYSYFTTVTVETVETVRGDEENSARQFINETFIDFPNPTVQRGVLEGRPGITISPSLSSLSSLSPRANRATENAVTVSIMEVTNIPGLDDVMKTTKIIIGCFVAITFMAAVMLVVFYKLRKQHQLHKHHGPARAIEIVNVEDEIGAGAGSGISGGSTMKSGGGGEGTLRIHHPEIVNLPNIGRTDTLNHYYKTHHFNNNVMGLSIGTEGLGPGGILTKNQQGQDIPISCTSVPISTSNLLSSSGNGTNANPSSMSPPLPMSLPMPTMGLHGSIKGFMGQNQNPQMEPLLFKGSSKENVQETQI